One window from the genome of Terriglobales bacterium encodes:
- a CDS encoding DUF488 domain-containing protein: MTLYTLGHSTRPLDEFLKILHVHSIQTLIDIRAFPMSRRMPYFNRESLEKSLPEKGIQYVWMKELGGRRKKLRDDSPNIGLRNDSFRNYADYMLTPAFQQAAQRVSEFAESAPTAIMCAEKVFFHCHRMLVSDYFALRGNDVLHIQDASPSRPHVITKEAKLVEGQVIYSEGMLF; the protein is encoded by the coding sequence ATGACGCTTTATACCCTCGGCCACTCCACACGTCCTCTCGATGAATTTCTAAAAATTCTTCACGTCCATTCCATCCAGACTCTGATTGATATCCGCGCCTTTCCCATGTCGCGCCGGATGCCCTACTTTAACCGCGAGTCACTCGAAAAGTCTTTGCCAGAAAAAGGCATTCAGTATGTCTGGATGAAAGAGTTGGGCGGTCGCCGTAAAAAGCTGCGCGACGATTCGCCCAACATTGGATTGCGCAATGATTCTTTTCGCAACTATGCCGATTACATGCTCACGCCGGCGTTCCAGCAAGCGGCGCAGCGCGTCTCTGAGTTTGCCGAAAGCGCTCCAACTGCCATCATGTGTGCCGAGAAGGTGTTCTTTCACTGCCACCGCATGCTGGTTTCCGATTATTTTGCTCTGCGCGGAAATGATGTACTACACATTCAGGATGCTTCGCCATCGCGTCCGCACGTGATTACCAAAGAAGCGAAGCTGGTCGAGGGCCAGGTGATTTACAGCGAAGGTATGCTGTTCTGA
- the selA gene encoding L-seryl-tRNA(Sec) selenium transferase translates to MVTTSKSDLYRLLPSLDEVLQALAEVTRAEGHVAVADAARNVLARLRTEISSGHLDSKSVEVAVQGIVQAVERELRQALQPSLRSVINATGVILHTNLGRAPLGEATLQRIQEIAAGYSNLEFDIEGGERGKRDSHTDKLFAKLFAQQLGASAGGLSTVVVNNNAAAVLLVLNTLGEGGEAVVSRGELVEIGGSFRIPDVMAKAGAALREVGTTNRTRIADYERAITEKTRVLLRVHRSNFAMVGFTEQPALTELVALGRKHKIPVVEDLGSGALFDLRSIGVSGEPGVADSLRAGVDIVTYSGDKLLGGPQAGILSGRKELIARLRQNPLFRALRVDKLTYAALEATLLAYIRNDSSAIPALRMMHLSADAIRERAAAVQKTLSSASSLKIEIIAGESVIGGGAAPQATLPTWLLVLDAQKLSADALAERLRAAQPLPIIGRVEEGRVLLDLRTVFPEQDAVIVKALLQIDSAK, encoded by the coding sequence GTGGTTACCACAAGCAAATCCGACCTTTACCGCCTGCTTCCTTCTTTGGATGAAGTTCTGCAGGCGCTGGCTGAAGTCACTCGCGCCGAGGGCCACGTTGCCGTAGCCGATGCTGCACGCAACGTTCTCGCCAGACTGCGTACTGAAATATCTTCTGGTCATCTGGATAGCAAGAGTGTTGAAGTAGCAGTGCAGGGAATTGTGCAGGCGGTCGAGCGCGAGTTACGCCAGGCACTGCAGCCTTCGTTGCGTTCGGTCATTAACGCTACTGGGGTCATCCTGCACACCAATCTTGGACGCGCGCCGCTGGGCGAAGCGACACTGCAGCGAATACAGGAAATCGCTGCTGGCTACTCCAACCTCGAGTTCGATATTGAAGGTGGCGAGCGCGGAAAACGCGATTCGCATACCGATAAATTATTTGCCAAACTTTTTGCCCAGCAGTTGGGCGCCTCTGCCGGCGGTCTTTCAACTGTGGTGGTCAACAATAATGCGGCAGCAGTCCTGCTGGTTCTCAACACGCTGGGCGAAGGCGGCGAAGCGGTTGTATCGCGCGGCGAACTGGTCGAAATCGGTGGCAGCTTCCGCATTCCCGACGTCATGGCCAAGGCCGGCGCCGCTCTGCGCGAGGTTGGGACAACGAACCGCACGCGCATCGCTGATTACGAACGCGCCATCACCGAGAAGACGCGAGTGCTGCTGCGCGTGCATCGCTCGAACTTTGCCATGGTCGGTTTTACCGAACAGCCGGCATTGACGGAGCTGGTTGCTCTGGGCCGCAAGCATAAGATTCCCGTTGTAGAAGATTTGGGCAGCGGGGCGCTGTTCGATCTGCGCAGTATAGGCGTGAGTGGAGAGCCGGGTGTCGCCGACAGCTTGCGTGCGGGAGTTGACATCGTGACCTATAGCGGTGACAAACTCCTGGGCGGACCGCAGGCGGGAATTCTGAGCGGAAGAAAAGAGCTGATTGCACGCCTCAGGCAGAATCCGCTCTTCCGCGCGTTGCGTGTAGATAAGCTTACGTATGCTGCGCTCGAAGCCACACTGTTGGCTTACATACGCAACGACAGCTCGGCTATTCCTGCGTTGCGCATGATGCATCTTTCTGCCGATGCAATTCGTGAGCGTGCTGCTGCGGTCCAAAAAACTCTTTCTTCCGCCTCCAGCTTGAAAATCGAGATTATCGCGGGAGAGTCAGTGATCGGTGGCGGGGCTGCTCCCCAGGCCACCTTGCCAACATGGTTGCTCGTGCTGGACGCTCAAAAATTAAGCGCCGATGCCTTGGCGGAACGACTGCGCGCTGCGCAACCCTTGCCCATTATCGGGCGGGTAGAAGAGGGAAGGGTGCTGCTCGACCTGCGCACGGTTTTTCCGGAACAGGATGCAGTGATCGTGAAAGCGTTGTTGCAGATTGATTCCGCAAAGTGA
- the recG gene encoding ATP-dependent DNA helicase RecG, which translates to MPDLTTPVQYLKGVGPRIADLLATKGIHVVEDLLYYLPFRYEDRLNPRGIAELREGEMASVIAEVRNSGLFRTKRMPIFQMTAAQGRAGLTCIWFNGTYLKDRFKPGQTVALYGRVERSTFGRGGLQIIQPQFEVLADPDDDAEAEAANSLEVGRIVPIYESAADRRLTSKWFRRIVRGALEQVVPDGSGENSLPETLPPAIRSRMALLSRAEALWRVHWPEPEADFSALQAARTPAHRRMIFEELFFLELGLELKRKTMRAQPGIAFEVTENVRAALKKILPFHPTDAQKKVLKEIAENMQQPVPMRRLLQGDVGSGKTIIALQAAIIAIENGYQVALMAPTEILATQHYLSARRILEPAGYRIVLLTGSLEEERKRDTRRHIARGDVQLVIGTHALIEEKVEFAKLGLVIVDEQHRFGVLQRFKLMKKAPENAAERNDAEPDTLVMTATPIPRTLALTLYGDLDISILDELPPGRSAIVTRRVSDERSTEVWAFLRKQVAAGRQAYVVYPVIDESETLDVKAATKMYNELSKRILPDLRVGLLHGRLDADEKDAVMRRFQRGELDVLVATTVIEVGVDVPNANLMIVEHAERFGLSQLHQLRGRIGRGPAKSFCVLMTGGKVSEEGEQRLDAMVRTTNGFEIAELDLQLRGPGEFFGTRQAGMPSFRVANLLRDRDILEQAKSEAALVASAPNAEITAEELSRTLHYLHSHWQRRYGLIEAG; encoded by the coding sequence GTGCCAGACCTGACCACGCCGGTGCAATATTTGAAGGGAGTCGGCCCGCGCATTGCCGACTTGCTGGCCACCAAGGGCATTCATGTCGTCGAAGACCTGCTTTACTACCTGCCTTTTCGTTATGAAGACCGTCTGAATCCGCGAGGGATTGCGGAACTGCGCGAAGGCGAAATGGCCAGCGTAATTGCCGAAGTGCGCAACTCAGGCCTGTTCCGTACCAAGCGCATGCCTATCTTTCAGATGACGGCTGCCCAGGGCCGGGCGGGCCTTACCTGCATCTGGTTTAACGGGACATATCTCAAAGACAGATTCAAGCCGGGACAGACTGTCGCCCTCTATGGCAGGGTGGAACGCAGTACATTTGGACGCGGTGGATTGCAAATCATCCAGCCGCAGTTTGAGGTGTTGGCCGATCCTGATGACGACGCGGAAGCGGAGGCTGCTAACTCACTTGAGGTCGGGCGCATTGTTCCCATTTATGAATCGGCGGCGGACCGGCGGCTGACGTCGAAATGGTTTCGGCGCATCGTTCGTGGCGCGCTGGAGCAGGTTGTGCCCGACGGCTCCGGCGAAAACAGTTTGCCTGAAACTCTGCCGCCGGCGATACGCTCGCGCATGGCTCTGCTGTCACGGGCCGAGGCCTTGTGGCGCGTCCATTGGCCGGAGCCGGAGGCTGATTTTTCTGCGTTGCAGGCGGCGCGCACACCGGCCCACCGCCGCATGATCTTCGAGGAATTATTTTTTCTCGAACTGGGATTGGAGCTGAAGCGCAAGACCATGCGCGCCCAGCCGGGGATCGCCTTTGAAGTTACCGAGAACGTGCGCGCAGCATTGAAGAAGATTCTGCCCTTTCATCCCACGGACGCGCAGAAGAAAGTGCTCAAAGAAATCGCGGAGAACATGCAGCAACCCGTCCCCATGCGGCGGCTACTGCAAGGTGACGTGGGCTCGGGCAAGACCATCATCGCCTTGCAGGCGGCGATCATCGCGATTGAAAACGGATACCAGGTGGCGTTGATGGCACCGACGGAAATTCTGGCTACGCAACATTATTTAAGCGCGCGACGCATTCTGGAGCCCGCTGGATATCGCATTGTCTTGCTAACCGGGTCGCTGGAAGAAGAGCGCAAGCGCGATACCCGCCGCCACATCGCACGCGGAGACGTTCAGCTTGTGATCGGAACCCATGCGCTGATCGAAGAAAAAGTCGAATTTGCCAAATTGGGACTGGTGATCGTGGATGAGCAACATCGCTTCGGCGTGTTGCAGCGCTTCAAGCTGATGAAAAAAGCGCCGGAAAACGCCGCCGAAAGAAACGACGCTGAACCCGATACGCTGGTCATGACAGCAACGCCGATTCCACGTACATTAGCGCTCACACTTTACGGCGACCTGGACATCAGCATTCTCGACGAGCTTCCACCGGGACGCTCGGCCATTGTGACTCGGCGTGTCTCCGACGAGCGTTCAACGGAGGTGTGGGCTTTTCTGCGCAAGCAGGTTGCCGCCGGACGCCAGGCATACGTTGTTTACCCGGTGATTGACGAGAGCGAAACTCTCGACGTCAAAGCCGCAACCAAGATGTATAACGAGCTGAGCAAACGCATTCTTCCCGATCTGCGCGTGGGCTTGCTGCACGGGCGGCTCGATGCCGACGAAAAAGACGCCGTCATGCGCCGCTTCCAGCGCGGGGAGCTCGATGTACTGGTGGCGACCACGGTGATTGAGGTCGGCGTAGATGTTCCTAACGCTAACCTCATGATTGTCGAACACGCCGAGCGCTTCGGCCTGTCGCAACTTCACCAGTTGCGTGGACGCATCGGCCGCGGCCCGGCCAAGTCTTTCTGTGTCCTTATGACAGGCGGAAAAGTTTCTGAGGAAGGCGAGCAGCGCCTCGATGCCATGGTGCGCACCACCAACGGCTTCGAGATCGCCGAACTCGATTTGCAACTGCGCGGTCCGGGCGAGTTCTTCGGTACGCGCCAGGCGGGAATGCCGAGCTTCCGTGTGGCTAACCTGCTGCGCGACCGCGATATCCTGGAGCAGGCCAAGAGCGAAGCCGCCCTGGTGGCCTCTGCTCCCAATGCGGAAATTACCGCCGAAGAGCTTTCCCGTACACTGCATTACTTGCACAGCCATTGGCAGAGGCGGTATGGATTAATTGAGGCGGGATAA
- a CDS encoding type II toxin-antitoxin system VapC family toxin: protein MRLLLDTHTLLWWLSDDPALSVSARKLIARANNTLLVSAASAWEIAIKFRLGKLPGAAELLGDFAGYLRNEHFESLPITDNHAVRAGLLPEPHKDPFDRMLIAQAQAENIPIISNDVAFDTYKVRRLW, encoded by the coding sequence ATGCGCCTATTGCTTGATACCCACACGTTGCTTTGGTGGCTTAGTGATGATCCAGCATTGAGTGTTTCAGCGCGCAAGCTAATTGCACGTGCTAATAACACCCTCCTTGTAAGCGCAGCCTCGGCTTGGGAAATTGCCATAAAATTTCGTTTGGGCAAACTCCCGGGTGCCGCAGAGTTACTGGGCGACTTTGCCGGATATCTCAGGAATGAACATTTTGAAAGTTTACCAATCACAGATAACCATGCGGTTCGGGCGGGGCTGCTGCCCGAACCACACAAGGACCCATTTGATCGTATGCTGATCGCGCAAGCCCAGGCGGAAAATATTCCGATCATCAGCAACGATGTTGCTTTCGATACTTATAAGGTTCGTCGGCTATGGTGA